The proteins below come from a single uncultured Sunxiuqinia sp. genomic window:
- a CDS encoding C40 family peptidase, whose protein sequence is MNYGISGLSIIPLRKEPSEKSEMTSQILFGEHFEVHEQFMGWCRVTTEYDNYEGWVDQKMITEISDRSYQKIQNSPFAVCTDIFNIVPVDDEQNMMIVAGSSLPCWRPYKKEFSINREVYQMKGKFMYHQPEDVRKFIIQQALMYFNVPYLWGGRSPFGVDCSGLIQVIYKQAGIKISRDASQQVLQGTAFSFVEEAMPGDLAFFDDEEGNIIHVGFIWEKNKIIHASGKVRIDNVDQFGIFNVETRRYSHKMRVMKRIIE, encoded by the coding sequence ATGAATTACGGAATCTCCGGATTAAGTATTATTCCACTTCGAAAAGAACCTTCGGAGAAGAGTGAAATGACCAGTCAAATCTTATTTGGCGAGCATTTTGAAGTACACGAACAATTTATGGGATGGTGCCGGGTGACAACCGAATACGATAATTACGAGGGGTGGGTTGACCAAAAAATGATCACAGAAATATCGGATCGATCCTATCAAAAAATACAGAATTCACCTTTTGCAGTTTGTACTGATATTTTCAATATCGTTCCGGTTGATGACGAGCAAAACATGATGATTGTTGCCGGAAGCTCGCTGCCTTGCTGGCGCCCTTATAAAAAAGAATTTTCGATCAACCGAGAAGTGTACCAAATGAAGGGTAAGTTCATGTATCACCAACCGGAGGATGTTCGGAAATTTATCATTCAGCAGGCTTTGATGTATTTCAATGTACCTTATTTATGGGGCGGACGCTCACCTTTTGGTGTTGATTGTTCTGGACTGATTCAGGTCATTTACAAGCAGGCCGGAATAAAGATTTCGCGTGATGCCAGCCAGCAAGTTCTTCAAGGAACCGCTTTTTCGTTTGTTGAAGAAGCCATGCCCGGGGATTTGGCATTTTTCGATGATGAAGAGGGAAATATCATTCATGTTGGCTTCATTTGGGAGAAAAATAAAATTATCCATGCATCCGGCAAAGTACGCATAGACAATGTTGACCAGTTTGGAATTTTTAATGTTGAAACCAGACGCTATTCGCACAAAATGCGCGTAATGAAGCGGATCATCGAGTGA
- a CDS encoding HDIG domain-containing metalloprotein, which translates to MKKLLTRLARYYHFFYIAFAFLATVFLLYLIIPGESRFKYEFQKNAPWRHETLMAPFNFAILKSDEQVKIERDSVKSKFIHYFNVDTLVGIAQTNNLAQTLSKLDVDSETAKNLEDFISRLYDVGILEQSPENNPALQNKKQLIVIQNKLAERVFVADLYTLKSAYQELSDMLKATLKSRFDSLVQKTNVSDFIRANLAYDVEFNKQELQNQMDEVSLTQGMVQAGERIIFKGDIVTPDKYTILDSLKKTYETKRGQNIERYLLILGKLILIISCLLILIFYLYYFRPEIFKQKRRLSFILIMIVLMVFTSRFVNDRNFVNLYLVPLAILPILLRIFFDSRTAIFTLVVTSLLIGYFAPNNFEYIFLNLFAGIIAVFSLDKLHRRSHLVLTALWVFISYSVVFLAMSMIQEGNIDSIPWKELEWFGGNALLILLAYPLIYIFEKLFGFVSDVTLIELADTNQPLLRKLAHEAPGTFQHSMQIANLAEEVIIRIGGNPFLVRAGALYHDIGKMNQPAFFVENQAAGMSPHSALDNKQSAKIIIDHVTNGVKIARRNKLPEMLIDFISSHHGTTQAKYFYTTYKNDHPNEDVDPKEFTYPGPPPKSKETSVVMLTDGIEAAARALKEKTHENLHQLIEKMVRDKLESGQLENADLTLRDIRIFKETIIEKLMNIYHVRIEYPEDNKNK; encoded by the coding sequence ATGAAAAAGTTATTAACGCGTTTAGCTCGCTACTATCACTTTTTTTACATCGCATTCGCTTTTCTGGCGACCGTATTTCTTCTCTATTTAATTATTCCTGGCGAAAGCCGGTTCAAATACGAGTTTCAGAAGAATGCGCCTTGGCGGCACGAAACATTGATGGCTCCCTTTAACTTTGCCATTTTAAAATCGGACGAACAAGTCAAGATTGAAAGAGACTCCGTCAAAAGTAAATTCATCCATTATTTTAATGTAGATACACTTGTAGGAATTGCCCAAACAAATAACCTTGCTCAGACTTTAAGCAAACTTGATGTTGACTCTGAAACAGCGAAAAACCTTGAGGATTTCATTTCCCGGTTATATGATGTTGGGATACTGGAGCAGTCTCCGGAAAACAACCCGGCACTCCAAAACAAGAAACAGCTCATCGTAATTCAAAACAAACTTGCAGAACGCGTTTTCGTTGCTGATTTATACACATTAAAGTCAGCTTACCAAGAGCTTAGTGATATGCTAAAAGCGACCTTAAAAAGTCGCTTTGATAGCCTCGTTCAAAAAACAAACGTAAGTGATTTCATCCGTGCTAATCTGGCATACGATGTAGAATTCAACAAGCAGGAGCTTCAAAATCAAATGGATGAAGTTTCGCTAACTCAAGGAATGGTGCAAGCCGGAGAACGAATCATTTTCAAGGGAGACATTGTAACTCCCGACAAATACACCATACTGGATTCGCTGAAAAAAACGTACGAAACCAAGCGAGGACAAAATATTGAACGTTATCTGTTAATCCTGGGAAAGCTCATTTTAATTATTTCGTGCCTGCTCATCCTAATTTTTTACTTGTATTATTTCAGACCCGAAATTTTCAAACAAAAACGAAGATTAAGTTTTATCTTGATTATGATTGTACTAATGGTGTTTACTTCACGTTTTGTAAACGACCGCAATTTTGTCAATCTCTACCTTGTTCCGTTGGCCATTTTACCAATTCTGTTACGCATCTTTTTCGATTCGAGGACAGCTATTTTCACACTTGTGGTAACCTCTCTTTTAATCGGATATTTTGCTCCAAACAATTTCGAATACATCTTTTTAAACCTCTTTGCCGGAATTATTGCAGTTTTCAGTCTCGACAAGCTGCACCGGCGTTCTCATTTGGTATTAACGGCTTTGTGGGTATTTATTAGCTATTCTGTTGTCTTTCTGGCTATGTCGATGATCCAGGAAGGAAACATTGACTCAATTCCATGGAAAGAGCTTGAGTGGTTTGGAGGAAATGCACTACTCATTCTGCTCGCTTATCCGTTGATTTATATTTTTGAAAAGCTTTTTGGTTTTGTTTCTGACGTCACCCTGATTGAACTGGCGGATACCAACCAACCCTTACTGCGAAAGCTGGCGCATGAAGCTCCCGGAACGTTTCAACACTCGATGCAAATTGCCAATCTTGCTGAAGAAGTTATTATTCGTATTGGAGGCAATCCATTTTTAGTGCGTGCCGGAGCTTTGTATCACGATATTGGAAAAATGAATCAACCGGCCTTTTTTGTCGAAAATCAAGCTGCCGGTATGAGTCCCCATAGTGCTTTGGACAATAAGCAAAGTGCGAAAATAATTATTGATCATGTGACCAACGGGGTAAAAATTGCGCGTAGAAACAAGCTTCCCGAGATGCTGATCGACTTTATTAGTAGTCATCATGGTACAACACAAGCCAAATATTTCTACACCACCTACAAAAATGATCACCCAAATGAAGATGTTGATCCGAAAGAGTTCACCTATCCCGGGCCACCACCCAAAAGCAAGGAAACCAGCGTAGTAATGCTTACTGACGGCATTGAAGCTGCTGCGAGAGCTTTGAAAGAAAAAACCCATGAG